One part of the Lachnospiraceae bacterium JLR.KK002 genome encodes these proteins:
- a CDS encoding superoxide dismutase family protein, which translates to MTDYHTDNSYENPGRLYLETALTQMPAAYAELTGNPGTGEINGMVRFYPIGAGVLVNAEIYGLPVSTVPCGSDIFGFHIHEGHSCTGDSSDPYANAGAHYNPALCPHPAHEGDLPPLFGNNGSAWMMYYTDRFRVPDIIDKTVIIHSSPDDFSTQPAGHSGTKIACGTIQAI; encoded by the coding sequence ATGACAGATTATCATACAGACAACAGCTACGAAAACCCTGGCAGGCTTTATCTGGAAACCGCTCTCACACAGATGCCTGCCGCCTACGCGGAACTTACGGGAAATCCCGGAACAGGGGAAATCAACGGCATGGTCCGCTTCTATCCCATCGGCGCCGGCGTCCTGGTAAATGCGGAAATTTACGGACTCCCGGTCAGCACAGTGCCCTGCGGCTCTGATATTTTCGGCTTTCACATCCATGAAGGCCATTCCTGTACCGGAGACAGCAGCGACCCCTACGCCAACGCAGGGGCTCATTACAATCCTGCCCTCTGTCCTCATCCGGCCCACGAAGGGGATTTACCGCCTCTGTTTGGAAATAACGGTTCTGCCTGGATGATGTATTACACCGACCGCTTCAGGGTTCCGGACATTATCGACAAAACGGTTATCATCCACAGCAGTCCGGATGATTTTTCCACCCAGCCCGCCGGCCATTCAGGCACAAAAATTGCCTGCGGCACCATTCAGGCGATATAA
- a CDS encoding DUF4368 domain-containing protein: MGCQLFLYHINCADCGAKLSLATANGYTHFRCSMYKRTSRAKECTQHYIREDALKQLVLKQLQQFLSYLQQFERVFIRRQIDATLAERRYELSAKQKQIEKDEKRIKELDRLFRKIYEDNVNGKLNDERFYKLSDGYEAEQEQLKQEIEDLTAEVSEADTEATNVARLIAVTRKYTRIDELTPEVLNAFVDKIVVHEREKKDGKRTQQIDIYYSYVGIVDIPTDAEMREMEREYTQRTKRQTA; encoded by the coding sequence ATGGGCTGTCAACTTTTTTTATACCATATCAATTGTGCCGACTGCGGGGCGAAACTCAGCCTAGCCACAGCAAACGGATATACGCATTTCCGCTGTTCTATGTATAAACGGACGAGCAGGGCAAAGGAATGTACGCAGCACTATATCCGAGAGGACGCATTAAAACAGTTGGTTCTGAAACAGCTTCAGCAGTTCCTCTCCTATTTACAGCAGTTTGAGCGTGTGTTTATCCGACGGCAGATTGACGCCACCCTTGCAGAACGCAGATACGAGTTGTCCGCAAAGCAGAAACAGATAGAAAAGGACGAAAAGCGGATAAAGGAGCTTGACCGCCTGTTCCGCAAAATCTACGAGGATAATGTCAACGGAAAGCTGAATGACGAACGCTTTTACAAGCTGTCGGACGGATATGAAGCCGAGCAGGAACAGCTGAAGCAGGAAATCGAAGACTTGACAGCCGAGGTCAGCGAAGCCGACACGGAAGCGACCAATGTCGCCAGGCTGATAGCCGTCACCAGGAAATACACCCGCATTGACGAACTAACGCCCGAAGTCCTAAACGCATTTGTGGATAAAATCGTAGTCCATGAGCGTGAGAAAAAAGACGGGAAACGGACACAGCAAATCGACATCTACTATTCCTATGTCGGGATTGTGGACATCCCCACGGATGCGGAAATGCGGGAAATGGAACGGGAATATACGCAGCGTACCAAACGTCAAACCGCCTAA
- a CDS encoding MATE family efflux transporter yields the protein MGADGLAALNLAIPVYSFIHGSGLMLGMGGATRYTILKSQGREKEGDRVFTCTLKMGVLLSAVFMGMGLSGSQVIARLLGAEGIVYEMCKTYLRVLMLFSPAFLLNEILICFVRNDGVPGLSMRAMVGGSFSNILMDYILIFPLDMGMFGAVFATGTSPLVSMALMSPHFLQKNHGFHFRKGKASLSESRFILAGGVPSLVTELSSGIVMIIFNSMLLGLQGNIGVAAYGVIANLSLVVIALYTGIAQGIQPLLSRYYGSGRKEEVQAVFRYAVITVILLSVLIYGLVFVQADSIAGAFNREGNVMLQEIAVSGMKYYFTGGLFAGINIVLAMYFTSRDCPGPAGAISILRGFVVIIPLIFLLSALWQMTGLWLTFPITELLVAVPGILWYLKERKSSA from the coding sequence ATGGGAGCGGACGGACTGGCAGCTCTGAATCTGGCGATTCCCGTTTACAGTTTTATTCATGGAAGCGGCCTGATGCTGGGTATGGGCGGAGCTACCAGATATACTATTCTGAAAAGCCAGGGCAGAGAGAAAGAAGGAGACCGGGTTTTTACCTGCACCCTGAAGATGGGGGTTCTGCTGTCGGCAGTATTTATGGGAATGGGCCTGTCTGGTTCACAGGTAATTGCCCGCCTGCTGGGTGCGGAAGGAATAGTTTATGAAATGTGCAAAACATACCTGAGAGTTCTGATGCTGTTTTCCCCGGCATTTCTGCTCAATGAAATCCTGATCTGTTTTGTGCGGAATGACGGAGTGCCAGGATTGTCCATGAGGGCTATGGTGGGAGGAAGTTTTTCCAATATTCTGATGGATTATATTCTGATTTTTCCTCTGGATATGGGAATGTTCGGCGCTGTTTTTGCAACCGGAACATCACCCCTTGTCAGTATGGCTCTGATGTCTCCGCATTTTTTACAGAAAAATCATGGATTCCATTTCAGAAAGGGAAAGGCGTCTCTTTCTGAGAGCAGATTTATTCTGGCAGGAGGGGTTCCGTCTCTGGTGACAGAGCTGTCTTCCGGAATTGTGATGATTATTTTCAACAGTATGCTGCTTGGGCTTCAGGGAAATATCGGAGTGGCGGCCTATGGGGTAATTGCCAACCTGTCTCTGGTGGTGATTGCGCTGTATACAGGGATTGCTCAGGGGATTCAGCCTTTGCTGAGCAGATATTATGGCTCAGGGAGAAAAGAGGAGGTTCAGGCTGTATTCCGATATGCGGTAATTACGGTGATTTTATTGTCAGTTCTGATTTACGGGCTGGTATTTGTTCAGGCAGACAGCATTGCAGGAGCCTTTAACAGAGAAGGGAATGTAATGCTGCAGGAGATTGCGGTTTCGGGAATGAAATACTATTTTACCGGCGGTTTATTCGCAGGAATCAATATTGTGCTGGCCATGTATTTCACTTCCAGGGACTGTCCGGGGCCGGCAGGCGCGATTTCCATTCTCCGGGGATTTGTTGTAATTATCCCCCTGATTTTTTTGCTGTCTGCCCTGTGGCAGATGACCGGGCTGTGGCTTACCTTTCCCATTACGGAACTGCTGGTAGCAGTCCCTGGAATTCTGTGGTATCTGAAAGAAAGAAAATCTTCTGCCTGA
- a CDS encoding methyl-accepting chemotaxis protein, whose product MKKTKAHTDRKKGNLSIHELKRLYHETIKGRITISVLTLVIVSLMVLGIATSVLNNHSTNSTLERNMTATAKVASERVEWEMTSYRNLAADLGLMTRLSREDVSVEEKQEIIDERVRANELTRGNILDRNGISIFSGEDFSDRDYFQKAMTGVSCVSEPLVSKITGKISIIIAAPMWKDGIMGTEVTGVVYLVPDENFLNDIMVATNVSKNGSAYMIDSEGTVIAHEDMKLVEQKDNSIEAAKTDSSLKRLAKLEEKMTAGKTGVGTYRYGGVKKVMAYAPVGNSNGWSIAITAPLSDFNIETIVGIILTIGIVLVSIAIAVVMVRKLADSIGTPIKQCAERLETLAGGDLHTEIPQITSEDETLMLADATRTIVDGMGKIIGDIKYLLGEMAENNFDVRSQAREYYVGDFEEILLAVRRINHSLSDALGHIRESAEQVGLGSSQLAESGQALAEGATDQAASVEELLATVNDVTEQVDRNTKNAVSTSRKADDIGKQARTSSKRIAEMTGAMKKINDASMEISNIIQTIEEIADQTNLLSLNASIEAARAGEVGRGFAVVAGEIGHLANQSSEAVVNTRQLIEAALSEVSSGNQIAGDMAKALQSVIDGMSEIVSAVEEVAENSNEQNGSMQQINLAIEQISQVVQSNSAAAEESSATSQELSAQAIELNDMIDQFRLADL is encoded by the coding sequence ATGAAGAAGACAAAAGCACATACGGACAGGAAAAAAGGAAATTTAAGTATCCATGAGTTGAAGAGGCTGTACCATGAGACCATTAAGGGGAGAATTACCATATCGGTGCTGACACTGGTAATTGTTTCCCTGATGGTTCTGGGAATTGCCACCAGTGTGCTGAACAATCACAGTACCAATTCCACACTGGAGCGTAATATGACAGCCACAGCGAAGGTGGCGTCGGAGCGAGTGGAATGGGAAATGACGTCCTACCGGAATCTGGCGGCGGATCTGGGGCTTATGACGCGGCTTTCCAGAGAAGATGTTTCTGTGGAGGAAAAGCAGGAAATTATAGACGAACGTGTACGGGCCAATGAGCTGACCAGAGGGAATATCCTGGACAGAAATGGAATCAGTATTTTCTCCGGAGAAGATTTTAGTGACCGGGATTATTTTCAGAAAGCCATGACAGGGGTTTCCTGTGTTTCAGAACCCCTGGTGAGCAAGATAACCGGGAAAATCAGTATTATCATTGCGGCGCCCATGTGGAAAGACGGAATTATGGGAACGGAGGTAACAGGCGTCGTATACCTTGTTCCGGATGAGAATTTTCTGAATGATATCATGGTAGCTACAAACGTGAGCAAAAACGGTTCCGCATATATGATAGACAGTGAAGGAACCGTGATTGCCCATGAGGATATGAAACTGGTGGAGCAGAAAGACAACTCCATCGAAGCTGCCAAAACAGATTCCAGTCTGAAACGGCTGGCGAAGCTGGAAGAAAAAATGACTGCCGGAAAAACGGGGGTTGGAACTTACCGTTATGGAGGCGTGAAAAAAGTCATGGCATATGCTCCGGTGGGGAACAGCAACGGATGGAGTATTGCCATCACAGCGCCTCTTTCTGATTTTAATATTGAGACGATTGTGGGAATTATCCTGACAATTGGAATCGTTTTGGTATCTATTGCCATTGCAGTGGTAATGGTCAGAAAGCTGGCGGACAGTATCGGAACCCCCATCAAACAGTGTGCGGAACGTCTGGAGACTCTGGCCGGAGGAGACCTGCATACGGAGATTCCTCAGATTACCTCAGAGGATGAGACACTCATGCTGGCAGATGCCACCCGCACCATTGTGGACGGCATGGGGAAAATTATCGGAGATATCAAATATCTTCTGGGAGAAATGGCTGAGAATAATTTTGATGTCCGTTCTCAGGCACGGGAATATTATGTGGGAGATTTTGAAGAAATTCTGCTGGCAGTGCGCAGAATCAACCATTCTCTGTCAGATGCCCTGGGACATATCCGGGAATCGGCAGAACAGGTGGGACTTGGTTCTTCTCAGCTTGCAGAAAGCGGGCAGGCTCTTGCAGAAGGGGCCACGGACCAGGCGGCTTCTGTGGAAGAATTGCTGGCTACGGTAAATGATGTGACTGAGCAGGTGGACCGCAATACGAAGAATGCTGTTTCCACCAGCCGGAAAGCAGATGATATCGGAAAGCAGGCCCGGACCAGCAGCAAGCGCATTGCGGAGATGACAGGCGCCATGAAGAAAATCAACGACGCTTCCATGGAAATTTCCAATATTATTCAGACGATTGAAGAGATTGCGGATCAGACCAACCTGCTTTCTCTGAATGCCTCTATTGAAGCTGCAAGAGCAGGAGAAGTGGGACGGGGATTTGCAGTGGTTGCCGGGGAAATCGGACATCTTGCAAATCAGAGTTCGGAAGCTGTGGTAAATACCAGACAACTGATAGAAGCCGCCCTGAGTGAGGTGAGCAGTGGCAATCAGATTGCAGGAGATATGGCGAAGGCTCTGCAGAGTGTGATTGACGGAATGTCAGAGATTGTCAGTGCTGTGGAGGAAGTGGCAGAGAACTCCAATGAGCAGAACGGTTCCATGCAGCAGATTAATCTGGCCATTGAGCAGATTTCACAGGTGGTACAGTCCAATTCCGCCGCAGCGGAAGAAAGTTCTGCTACCAGTCAGGAATTGTCGGCGCAGGCCATAGAACTGAACGATATGATTGACCAGTTCCGTCTGGCAGATTTATAG
- a CDS encoding IS110 family transposase, whose product MISVGIDVSKEKSTVCILKPYGEVVSRPFEVCHVEKELSELTSMLLRLNDDIRVVMEATGIYHLPVLSYLKEKGLFVAVINPFEMKEYRCQGLRRVKTDKQDAITISNYGIDHWYRLKDYEAEESVYAELKLLGRQYRHYMRMRVESVLELTHLLDYTMPGIKTLLKGWNETNGKDKLGDFAEEYWHYDNITKKPEEQFIESYLKWAKEKGYHQSQDKAVKIYALAKEGIPTVPSDTPSTKMLVQEAVRVLREVDNTLMTILTQMQALAKSLPEYPVVRAMGGVGNVLAPKLIAEIGDVRRFHSGKALIAHAGIDAPPYQSGQFMGTERKISKRGSSSLRKIGYEVMRCLKTHKEPADAAVYRFILKKEKEGKSKRAAKIAGLNKFLRIYYARVMEVYQK is encoded by the coding sequence ATGATAAGTGTAGGAATTGATGTGTCAAAAGAAAAAAGTACCGTATGTATCTTAAAGCCTTATGGTGAGGTTGTGAGCAGGCCTTTTGAAGTCTGTCATGTGGAGAAAGAACTGTCCGAACTGACTTCCATGCTGCTGCGTCTGAATGATGACATCCGTGTGGTCATGGAAGCTACTGGGATCTACCATCTGCCTGTATTAAGCTATCTGAAAGAAAAAGGGCTGTTTGTGGCAGTGATTAATCCATTTGAGATGAAGGAATACCGCTGTCAGGGGTTAAGACGTGTGAAAACGGATAAGCAGGATGCCATTACAATCTCTAACTATGGGATTGACCATTGGTACAGGCTGAAGGACTATGAGGCAGAAGAAAGCGTCTATGCGGAGCTGAAGCTTTTGGGAAGGCAGTACCGTCACTATATGCGGATGCGTGTGGAGAGCGTGTTGGAACTGACTCATCTTCTGGACTATACGATGCCTGGGATCAAAACGCTGCTGAAAGGCTGGAATGAAACAAATGGGAAAGATAAGCTGGGGGATTTTGCGGAAGAATACTGGCATTATGACAATATCACGAAGAAACCGGAGGAACAGTTTATAGAGAGCTATCTGAAATGGGCAAAAGAGAAGGGATACCATCAGAGCCAGGATAAAGCCGTCAAGATCTATGCACTGGCAAAAGAAGGCATCCCCACAGTACCCTCCGATACCCCATCGACCAAAATGCTGGTACAGGAGGCAGTACGGGTGTTACGAGAAGTCGATAACACTCTGATGACCATTCTAACACAGATGCAGGCATTAGCCAAGAGTCTGCCGGAATATCCGGTTGTCAGGGCAATGGGAGGTGTTGGAAATGTCCTTGCGCCTAAATTGATTGCAGAGATTGGGGATGTGAGAAGATTCCATAGCGGAAAAGCCCTGATAGCCCACGCAGGAATCGACGCGCCGCCCTATCAGTCAGGGCAGTTTATGGGGACAGAGAGGAAAATATCCAAGAGAGGTTCTTCCAGCCTGCGAAAGATTGGATATGAAGTGATGAGATGTCTGAAAACCCATAAAGAGCCAGCAGACGCAGCAGTGTATAGATTTATTTTGAAGAAAGAAAAAGAAGGAAAGTCAAAACGTGCAGCAAAAATAGCGGGATTAAATAAATTCCTTAGGATTTATTATGCACGTGTGATGGAAGTATACCAGAAGTAA
- the aroA gene encoding 3-phosphoshikimate 1-carboxyvinyltransferase has translation MEFTKKHAYRGELSVPGDKSISHRGIMFGAISGGLTEVTNFLQGADCLSTISCFRQLGISIENDGSRVLVHGRGLHGLTPPEQIMDVGNSGTTLRLISGILAGQSFQSTLNGDASIRKRPMNRIFIPLAEMGARFQCWDAGSFPDFRTKTSSGCAPFTIQGGSLKHIHYQSPVASAQVKSAILLAGLYGDGITKVTEPVLSRNHTELLLAGFGADILSTDTTAAIWPEPKLEGQAIHVPGDISSAAYFIALGLICNQGEILIRNVGVNPTRSGILQVVYAMGGKLSLLNERAVSGEPVADILVTSSSLHGTTVEGSIIPTLIDELPIIAVMAAFAEGTTVIRDAQELKVKESDRIATVTENLKAMGADITPTEDGMIIHGGNTLHGARIKTYGDHRIAMSFAIAGLNAEGTTTFDDENCVTVSYPSFYQDLEKLLD, from the coding sequence ATGGAATTCACAAAAAAACATGCTTACCGGGGAGAACTTTCTGTTCCCGGCGATAAATCCATTTCCCACAGGGGAATTATGTTCGGCGCCATTTCCGGCGGCCTGACGGAAGTAACTAATTTTCTGCAGGGTGCGGACTGTCTTTCCACTATTTCCTGTTTCCGTCAGCTTGGTATTTCCATTGAAAATGACGGCTCCAGAGTTCTGGTACACGGCCGGGGGCTCCATGGCCTGACTCCGCCGGAACAGATTATGGATGTGGGCAACAGCGGCACCACCCTGCGGCTGATTTCCGGTATTCTGGCAGGCCAGTCTTTCCAGAGCACCTTAAACGGCGATGCTTCTATCCGCAAACGCCCCATGAATCGCATTTTTATCCCTCTCGCGGAAATGGGGGCCCGTTTTCAGTGCTGGGACGCCGGGTCATTCCCTGATTTCCGTACAAAAACCAGCTCAGGCTGCGCGCCTTTTACCATTCAGGGCGGCAGTCTGAAACATATCCATTATCAGTCTCCGGTAGCCTCTGCACAGGTAAAATCTGCAATTCTCCTGGCCGGCCTTTACGGAGACGGTATCACAAAAGTAACGGAACCCGTACTGTCCAGAAACCATACGGAACTGCTGCTGGCCGGTTTCGGCGCCGATATTCTGTCCACGGACACCACCGCTGCCATCTGGCCGGAGCCAAAGCTGGAAGGGCAGGCTATCCATGTGCCGGGAGACATTTCTTCCGCCGCTTATTTTATCGCTCTTGGCCTCATCTGTAACCAGGGAGAAATCCTGATTCGGAATGTGGGCGTCAATCCCACCAGAAGCGGTATCCTTCAGGTCGTGTATGCTATGGGAGGAAAACTGAGCCTTCTGAATGAACGCGCCGTTTCCGGAGAACCTGTGGCTGACATTCTGGTAACTTCCAGCAGCCTTCACGGTACAACGGTGGAAGGAAGTATTATTCCCACTTTAATTGATGAACTTCCCATTATCGCAGTGATGGCCGCATTTGCAGAGGGCACCACCGTGATTCGGGACGCCCAGGAACTGAAAGTAAAGGAATCTGACCGGATTGCCACCGTAACGGAGAATCTGAAGGCCATGGGGGCCGATATCACGCCCACAGAGGACGGAATGATTATTCATGGAGGCAATACCCTTCACGGCGCCCGGATTAAAACGTACGGCGACCACCGGATTGCCATGTCCTTTGCCATTGCAGGACTGAATGCGGAGGGAACCACCACCTTTGACGACGAAAACTGTGTAACCGTTTCCTATCCATCCTTTTATCAGGATCTGGAAAAACTGCTGGATTAG
- a CDS encoding prephenate dehydrogenase has translation MKPEKIGFIGLGLIGGSIAKTIHRIHPDITLIAYDVNRESLSLALEEGVIAAACETLTDDFADCRYIFLCAPVRKNADFLLRLSSFAGKNCIITDVGSVKSSIHQEIAGTPLSPFFIGGHPMAGSEKSGYGHATPYLLENVYYILTPSPEADPETSEEFQQFIRSLGAIPILLDYQEHDFITAAVSHLPHILASSLVNLIKNLDNHEEIMKRVAAGGFKDITRIASSSPVMWQQICLTNREQILKLLDAFLASLEQVRREIASSQEHSLFDFFQSAKDYRDSLPLTGSGTLPRIYEIYCDMVDEAGGIAALATILATNQISIKNIGIIHNREFQEGVLHIEFYEEKALRQALVLLRKYHYTVHER, from the coding sequence ATGAAACCTGAAAAAATCGGTTTTATCGGTCTCGGCCTGATTGGAGGCTCCATCGCCAAAACCATTCACCGGATTCATCCGGATATTACTCTGATTGCATACGACGTGAACCGGGAGTCCCTGTCGCTTGCCCTGGAAGAAGGGGTAATTGCCGCCGCCTGTGAAACCCTGACGGATGATTTTGCAGACTGCCGCTATATTTTTCTCTGCGCTCCGGTACGGAAAAACGCAGATTTCCTCCTCCGTTTATCTTCTTTCGCCGGAAAGAACTGTATCATCACAGATGTGGGAAGCGTAAAATCCTCCATTCACCAGGAAATTGCCGGTACGCCTTTGTCTCCTTTTTTCATCGGCGGTCATCCCATGGCCGGTTCGGAAAAGAGCGGATATGGGCACGCAACTCCCTATCTTCTGGAAAATGTATATTATATTCTGACTCCTTCTCCGGAAGCTGACCCGGAAACGTCAGAAGAATTTCAGCAGTTTATCCGGTCTCTGGGAGCTATCCCGATTCTGCTGGACTATCAGGAACACGATTTTATTACGGCCGCTGTCAGCCATCTGCCCCATATTCTGGCATCCAGCCTGGTAAATCTGATAAAAAATCTGGATAATCATGAAGAAATCATGAAGCGCGTGGCTGCCGGAGGATTTAAAGACATCACCAGAATTGCATCTTCTTCCCCGGTTATGTGGCAGCAAATCTGCCTGACCAACCGGGAACAGATTTTAAAGCTGCTGGACGCATTTCTGGCTTCTCTGGAACAGGTGCGGAGGGAAATTGCTTCCTCGCAGGAACACAGCCTGTTTGATTTTTTCCAGTCCGCCAAAGACTACCGGGATTCCCTTCCCCTTACAGGCTCCGGCACCCTTCCCAGGATTTACGAAATCTACTGCGATATGGTAGACGAAGCCGGGGGAATCGCAGCCCTGGCCACTATTCTGGCCACCAATCAGATCAGTATCAAAAATATTGGCATTATACACAACCGGGAATTTCAGGAAGGTGTGCTTCACATAGAATTTTACGAAGAAAAAGCCCTGCGGCAGGCCCTGGTCTTATTGCGAAAATATCATTATACAGTACATGAGAGGTGA
- a CDS encoding elongation factor G: MNVYTTDKIRNVVLLGHGGSGKTTLVEAMAYLSGLTKRMGKISDGNTISDYDKEETRRLFSVNTSVVPIPWEDTKINILDTPGYFGFVGEVEEAVSVADAAVIVVSGKNGIEVGTQKSWDICEKYKIPRMVFVTEMDDDNASFRQVVADLQEMYGKRIAPFHLPIRENEKFVGYVNVVAQTGNRWDENGKVVETEIPDYSQANLDICREALMEAVAETSEEFMDRYFAGEEFSEFEIRSALRTNVADGSIVPVSMGSSTLVQGVYTLLDDILKYLPSPEKRPCKGVNMKTNEVFDGDYDIAKPKSAYIFKTIADPFIGKYSLIKVNSGVLKTDDVLFNSEKNMDDKIGKIYIMRGNKPEEVKELHAGDIGALAKLNKVVTRDTLSTKAVPVVYGKTQISVPYTYMRYKAKNKGDEDKVSQALQKLMQEDLTLRTENDSANGQTLIYGIGDQHLEVVVSKLAERYKVEIELSRPKIAFRETIRKKSDVEYKYKKQSGGHGQYGHVKMTFEPSGDLETAYTFEQQVVGGAVPKNYFPAVEKGLQESVLKGPMAAYPVVGVKAVLYDGSYHPVDSSEMAFKMATIQAFKKGMMEASPVLLEPIASMKVVVPDKYTGDVMGDLNKRRGRVLGMNPAETGKTEIAADVPYMEIYGYMTDLRSMTGGSGLFSYEFARYEQAPSDIQEKEVAARANKLENGEE; this comes from the coding sequence ATGAACGTTTATACAACTGACAAGATAAGGAACGTGGTCCTTCTGGGACATGGCGGCAGCGGGAAGACGACTCTGGTGGAAGCGATGGCTTATCTGTCCGGTCTGACAAAGCGTATGGGGAAGATCAGTGACGGGAATACCATCAGCGATTATGATAAAGAAGAAACCAGACGTCTTTTTTCTGTTAATACCTCTGTAGTTCCGATTCCCTGGGAAGACACCAAGATTAACATACTGGACACGCCCGGCTATTTTGGATTTGTGGGAGAAGTGGAAGAAGCGGTCAGCGTGGCAGACGCCGCAGTTATTGTGGTATCCGGTAAGAACGGAATTGAAGTGGGAACACAGAAATCATGGGATATCTGTGAGAAATACAAGATTCCGAGAATGGTATTCGTGACAGAAATGGATGATGACAATGCAAGTTTCCGCCAGGTAGTGGCAGATTTACAGGAAATGTATGGAAAGAGGATTGCACCGTTCCATCTTCCCATTCGTGAAAATGAGAAATTTGTGGGTTATGTCAATGTAGTGGCTCAGACGGGAAACCGCTGGGATGAGAATGGCAAAGTTGTGGAAACAGAGATACCGGATTATTCACAGGCTAATCTGGATATCTGCCGGGAAGCTCTGATGGAAGCAGTGGCAGAGACCAGCGAGGAATTTATGGACCGCTATTTTGCCGGTGAGGAATTTTCTGAATTTGAGATTCGCTCCGCACTGCGTACCAATGTGGCAGACGGAAGCATTGTTCCCGTTTCCATGGGCTCCAGTACGCTGGTACAGGGTGTATATACACTGCTGGACGACATTCTCAAATATCTTCCAAGTCCGGAAAAGCGCCCCTGCAAAGGTGTGAATATGAAGACCAACGAGGTATTTGACGGGGATTATGACATTGCGAAACCGAAGAGCGCCTATATTTTCAAGACCATTGCAGACCCGTTTATTGGAAAATATTCTCTGATTAAAGTGAATTCCGGCGTACTGAAAACAGACGATGTGCTGTTTAATTCTGAGAAAAATATGGATGACAAGATTGGTAAAATCTATATCATGCGGGGCAACAAACCGGAGGAAGTAAAAGAGCTTCATGCCGGGGATATCGGAGCGCTGGCAAAATTGAACAAAGTTGTTACCAGGGATACCCTGTCCACCAAAGCAGTACCGGTGGTATACGGCAAGACTCAGATTTCCGTACCGTATACATATATGCGTTATAAGGCAAAGAACAAGGGAGATGAAGACAAGGTTTCCCAGGCTCTGCAGAAACTCATGCAGGAGGATCTGACACTGCGCACGGAAAATGACAGCGCCAATGGTCAGACGCTGATTTACGGTATCGGCGACCAGCATCTGGAAGTGGTAGTCAGCAAGCTGGCAGAGCGTTATAAAGTGGAGATTGAACTGAGCCGGCCGAAGATTGCTTTCCGGGAGACCATCCGTAAGAAATCAGATGTGGAATACAAATATAAGAAACAGTCCGGCGGACACGGACAGTACGGACATGTTAAGATGACCTTTGAACCCAGCGGGGATCTGGAAACCGCATATACCTTTGAGCAGCAGGTAGTGGGCGGGGCTGTGCCCAAGAATTATTTCCCGGCAGTGGAAAAGGGGCTGCAGGAATCCGTACTGAAAGGGCCCATGGCAGCTTATCCCGTAGTGGGTGTGAAAGCGGTGCTTTACGATGGCTCCTATCATCCGGTGGATTCTTCTGAAATGGCATTTAAGATGGCAACCATCCAGGCATTTAAGAAAGGCATGATGGAGGCTTCTCCTGTTCTGTTAGAGCCCATTGCCAGCATGAAAGTGGTTGTGCCGGACAAATATACCGGAGACGTTATGGGAGATCTGAACAAACGCCGGGGACGTGTGCTGGGCATGAATCCTGCGGAGACAGGCAAGACAGAAATCGCTGCCGACGTACCTTACATGGAGATTTACGGATATATGACAGATCTCCGCTCCATGACAGGCGGAAGCGGCCTGTTTTCCTACGAGTTTGCCCGTTATGAGCAGGCTCCTTCCGATATTCAGGAAAAGGAAGTTGCCGCAAGAGCGAATAAACTGGAAAACGGCGAGGAATAA